From a region of the Panicum virgatum strain AP13 chromosome 2K, P.virgatum_v5, whole genome shotgun sequence genome:
- the LOC120696043 gene encoding uncharacterized protein LOC120696043 gives MEALKAQMQRDFEAQLLAQQQAWAAQQQAQQQAWAAEWERMQQDLRQTQEASQQNQMQLALAFQFMQTLGSQMGLSPPQFTQTNIPARAATPTPMSDFTTF, from the exons ATGGAGGCACTGAAG GCCCAGATGCAACGTGACTTTGAAGCACAGCTCCTAGCACAGCAGCAGGCGTGGGCGGCACAGCAGCAGGCACAGCAGCAGGCGTGGGCGGCCGAGTGGGAGAGGATGCAGCAAGACCTTCGGCAGACACAGGAAGCCTCCCAGCAGAATCAGATGCAGCTGGCCCTGGCTTTTCAGTTCATGCAGACTCTGGGCTCGCAAATGGGTCTTTCGCCACCGCAATTCACTCAGACTAATATCCCTGCGCGTGCAGCTACCCCTACTCCTATGAGCGATTTCACAACCTTCTAA